In Salminus brasiliensis chromosome 24, fSalBra1.hap2, whole genome shotgun sequence, one genomic interval encodes:
- the chic2 gene encoding cysteine-rich hydrophobic domain-containing protein 2 → MMEDFDEIYEEEEEEEEEEEDEQRAAEEQLLKYAPEPVLVRGSGRVTVFGLSNKFESEFPSALTGKVAPEEFKASINRVNGCLRKTLPVNVRWLLCGCLCCCCTLGFSLWPVICLSKRTRRSIEKLLEWENSRLYHKLCLHWRLSKRKCETNNMMEYVILIEFLPKIPIFRPD, encoded by the exons ATGATGGAGGACTTTGACGAGATctacgaggaggaggaggaggaggaggaagaggaggaggacgagcAGAGGGCCGCGGAGGAGCAGCTGCTCAAATACGCTCCGGAGCCGGTTCTGGTTCGGGGATCGGGTCGGGTCACCGT GTTTGGACTCAGCAATAAATTCGAGTCGGAGTTTCCCTCGGCGCTTACGGGAAAG GTAGCGCCTGAGGAGTTCAAAGCCAGCATAAACCGGGTGAACGGCTGCCTGCGGAAGACGCTGCCGGTGAACGTGCGGTGGCTGCTGTGCGGCTGtctgtgctgctgctgtacGCTGGGCTTCAGCCTGTGGCCGGTGATCTGCCTCAGCAAGCGG ACAAGAAGATCCATAGAGAAGTTACTGGAGTGGGAGAACAGCAGGCTCTATCACAAG CTGTGTTTGCATTGGAGGCTGAGCAAAAGGAAGTGTGAAACCAACAACATGATGGAATAT GTAATCCTAATAGAGTTTCTACCCAAGATCCCCATCTTCAGGCCGGATTAG
- the fip1l1b gene encoding pre-mRNA 3'-end-processing factor FIP1 isoform X3, with the protein MSAEEAEKAPGQEASAAGDEEEEWLYGDEGETKENEEEEEAAKLSAAISSAPSAPPVTEEIATGNGVANQEEAAGEDEDSESDSDDDDDDVRVTIGDIKTGAPQYTTYGATPVNLNIKSGSSRPYGAVGAKVKGVDLDAPGNINGVPVLEVEMESFEEKPWRKPGADLSDYFNYGFNEETWKAYCEKQKRLRMGLDATNITSTTSKISVQQGRTGNDKEVPVVAHIPKPDFTSPSSLYKTGLANPARISPPQWAGPAAQDTPYYTKSSGTIDVIGGQTATISRVEGRRRHNLEGNNIQVISEHPSSEAEPAPAKIPTFFPPGPLPPNMPPPPFLPPPPVSQAPPLIPPPRLPITVPPPGFPPPPGGPPPSLIPTLDNSGHPGGYDCRPVAPYPFPPGSYPPPIQPPVSSWPGMMENSKQWDYYPRREKERDKERERERPRERAHDREREREREHSPSSMAYNSDEERYRYRDYGDRGYDRHRERSSREKEERHRERRHREKEEGRHKSSRSSRRRHDSEEGDGHRRHKHKKSKRSKEGKEPSEERAADQENQEAME; encoded by the exons ATGTCCGCGGAAGAGGCGGAGAAAGCGCCCGGGCAGGAGGCGAGCGCGGCGGGggacgaggaggaggaatgGCTGTACGGAG ATGAAGGAGAAACCAAAgaaaatgaggaggaggaggaggcggccAAACTGTCCGCAGCCATCAG CAGCGCCCCATCAGCCCCTCCTGTTACTGAGGAGATCGCTACTGGCAACGGAGTGGCCAATCAG GAGGAAGCGGCCGGGGAGGACGAAGACAGCGAAAGCGACAGCGATGACGACGACGACGACGTCCGCGTCACCATCGGCGACATCAAGACAGGCGCACCGCAGTACAC GACGTACGGGGCGACGCCGGTCAACCTGAACATAAAGTCCGGCAGCAGCAGGCCGTACGGAGCAG TCGGAGCGAAGGTGAAGGGGGTGGACCTGGACGCTCCCGGGAACATTAACGGCGTTCCCGTGCTGGAGGTGGAGATGGAGTCCTTCGAGGAGAAGCCCTGGAGAaagccag gtgcGGACCTGTCGGACTACTTCAACTACGGCTTTAACGAGGAGACGTGGAAGGCGTACTGTGAGAAGCAGAAGCGGCTGCGCATGGGCCTCGACGCCACCAACATCACCTCCACCACCAGCAAGATCTCC gTTCAGCAGGGCAGGACAGGTAATGATAAAGAGGTTCCTGTAGTCGCCCACATCCCTAAACCTGACTTCACCTCCCCATCCAGCCTCTACAAGACAGGCCTCGCCAACCCTGCCAG GATATCCCCTCCACAGTGGGCGGGGCCAGCCGCTCAAGACACGCCCTATTATAC gaagTCCAGCGGGACCATTGATGTGATTGGTGGACAGACGGCCACGATCAGCAGAGTGGAGGGACGGCGCCGCCACAATCTGGAGGGAAACAACATCCAG GTGATTTCGGAGCATCCCTCTTCAGAAGCTGAACCTGCGCCCGCTAAAATACCCACCTTCTTCCCCCCGGGACCACTGCCTCCAAACATGCCCCCACCACCCTTCCTGCCCCCGCCACCAGTCAGCCAGGCTCCGCCCCTCATCCCTCCACCAA GACTGCCCATCACCGTTCCTCCTCCAG gttttccgCCACCTCCTGGAGGCCCGCCCCCTTCCCTCATCCCCACTTTGGACAA CAGTGGGCATCCTGGAGGGTATGACTGCCGTCCGGTCGCTCCCTATCCCTTCCCACCAG GCAGTTAccctccacccattcagcctccTGTGAGCAGCTGGCCTGGTATGATGGAGAACTCCAAACAGTGGGACTATTACCCCCGCCGGGAGAAAGAGCGAGACAAagagagggagcgcgagaggCCAAGAGAGCGAGCACACGACCGggagagggagcgcgagaggGAGCACAGCCCGTCGTCCATGGCCTACAACAG TGACGAGGAGCGCTACCGCTACCGTGACTACGGCGACCGCGGGTACGACCGGCACCGGGAGCGGTCGAGTCGGGAGAAGGAGGAGCGTCACCGAGAGAGAAGACAccgagagaaggaggagggccGACACAAGTCATCACGCAG TAGCAGACGGAGGCACGACAGTGAAGAAGGCGACGGCCACCGCAGACACAAGCATAAGAAGTCCAAGAGAAGCAAAGAGGGCAAAGAGCCGAGCGAGGAGCGAGCAGCTGACCAGGAGAACCAGGAGGCCATGGAGTAA
- the fip1l1b gene encoding pre-mRNA 3'-end-processing factor FIP1 isoform X2, translating to MSAEEAEKAPGQEASAAGDEEEEWLYGDEGETKENEEEEEAAKLSAAISAPSAPPVTEEIATGNGVANQEEAAGEDEDSESDSDDDDDDVRVTIGDIKTGAPQYTTYGATPVNLNIKSGSSRPYGAVGAKVKGVDLDAPGNINGVPVLEVEMESFEEKPWRKPGADLSDYFNYGFNEETWKAYCEKQKRLRMGLDATNITSTTSKISVQQGRTGNDKEVPVVAHIPKPDFTSPSSLYKTGLANPARISPPQWAGPAAQDTPYYTKSSGTIDVIGGQTATISRVEGRRRHNLEGNNIQVISEHPSSEAEPAPAKIPTFFPPGPLPPNMPPPPFLPPPPVSQAPPLIPPPRLPITVPPPGFPPPPGGPPPSLIPTLDNSGHPGGYDCRPVAPYPFPPGSYPPPIQPPVSSWPGMMENSKQWDYYPRREKERDKERERERPRERAHDREREREREHSPSSMAYNSDEERYRYRDYGDRGYDRHRERSSREKEERHRERRHREKEEGRHKSSRSSSRRRHDSEEGDGHRRHKHKKSKRSKEGKEPSEERAADQENQEAME from the exons ATGTCCGCGGAAGAGGCGGAGAAAGCGCCCGGGCAGGAGGCGAGCGCGGCGGGggacgaggaggaggaatgGCTGTACGGAG ATGAAGGAGAAACCAAAgaaaatgaggaggaggaggaggcggccAAACTGTCCGCAGCCATCAG CGCCCCATCAGCCCCTCCTGTTACTGAGGAGATCGCTACTGGCAACGGAGTGGCCAATCAG GAGGAAGCGGCCGGGGAGGACGAAGACAGCGAAAGCGACAGCGATGACGACGACGACGACGTCCGCGTCACCATCGGCGACATCAAGACAGGCGCACCGCAGTACAC GACGTACGGGGCGACGCCGGTCAACCTGAACATAAAGTCCGGCAGCAGCAGGCCGTACGGAGCAG TCGGAGCGAAGGTGAAGGGGGTGGACCTGGACGCTCCCGGGAACATTAACGGCGTTCCCGTGCTGGAGGTGGAGATGGAGTCCTTCGAGGAGAAGCCCTGGAGAaagccag gtgcGGACCTGTCGGACTACTTCAACTACGGCTTTAACGAGGAGACGTGGAAGGCGTACTGTGAGAAGCAGAAGCGGCTGCGCATGGGCCTCGACGCCACCAACATCACCTCCACCACCAGCAAGATCTCC gTTCAGCAGGGCAGGACAGGTAATGATAAAGAGGTTCCTGTAGTCGCCCACATCCCTAAACCTGACTTCACCTCCCCATCCAGCCTCTACAAGACAGGCCTCGCCAACCCTGCCAG GATATCCCCTCCACAGTGGGCGGGGCCAGCCGCTCAAGACACGCCCTATTATAC gaagTCCAGCGGGACCATTGATGTGATTGGTGGACAGACGGCCACGATCAGCAGAGTGGAGGGACGGCGCCGCCACAATCTGGAGGGAAACAACATCCAG GTGATTTCGGAGCATCCCTCTTCAGAAGCTGAACCTGCGCCCGCTAAAATACCCACCTTCTTCCCCCCGGGACCACTGCCTCCAAACATGCCCCCACCACCCTTCCTGCCCCCGCCACCAGTCAGCCAGGCTCCGCCCCTCATCCCTCCACCAA GACTGCCCATCACCGTTCCTCCTCCAG gttttccgCCACCTCCTGGAGGCCCGCCCCCTTCCCTCATCCCCACTTTGGACAA CAGTGGGCATCCTGGAGGGTATGACTGCCGTCCGGTCGCTCCCTATCCCTTCCCACCAG GCAGTTAccctccacccattcagcctccTGTGAGCAGCTGGCCTGGTATGATGGAGAACTCCAAACAGTGGGACTATTACCCCCGCCGGGAGAAAGAGCGAGACAAagagagggagcgcgagaggCCAAGAGAGCGAGCACACGACCGggagagggagcgcgagaggGAGCACAGCCCGTCGTCCATGGCCTACAACAG TGACGAGGAGCGCTACCGCTACCGTGACTACGGCGACCGCGGGTACGACCGGCACCGGGAGCGGTCGAGTCGGGAGAAGGAGGAGCGTCACCGAGAGAGAAGACAccgagagaaggaggagggccGACACAAGTCATCACGCAG CAGTAGCAGACGGAGGCACGACAGTGAAGAAGGCGACGGCCACCGCAGACACAAGCATAAGAAGTCCAAGAGAAGCAAAGAGGGCAAAGAGCCGAGCGAGGAGCGAGCAGCTGACCAGGAGAACCAGGAGGCCATGGAGTAA
- the fip1l1b gene encoding pre-mRNA 3'-end-processing factor FIP1 isoform X1 has translation MSAEEAEKAPGQEASAAGDEEEEWLYGDEGETKENEEEEEAAKLSAAISSAPSAPPVTEEIATGNGVANQEEAAGEDEDSESDSDDDDDDVRVTIGDIKTGAPQYTTYGATPVNLNIKSGSSRPYGAVGAKVKGVDLDAPGNINGVPVLEVEMESFEEKPWRKPGADLSDYFNYGFNEETWKAYCEKQKRLRMGLDATNITSTTSKISVQQGRTGNDKEVPVVAHIPKPDFTSPSSLYKTGLANPARISPPQWAGPAAQDTPYYTKSSGTIDVIGGQTATISRVEGRRRHNLEGNNIQVISEHPSSEAEPAPAKIPTFFPPGPLPPNMPPPPFLPPPPVSQAPPLIPPPRLPITVPPPGFPPPPGGPPPSLIPTLDNSGHPGGYDCRPVAPYPFPPGSYPPPIQPPVSSWPGMMENSKQWDYYPRREKERDKERERERPRERAHDREREREREHSPSSMAYNSDEERYRYRDYGDRGYDRHRERSSREKEERHRERRHREKEEGRHKSSRSSSRRRHDSEEGDGHRRHKHKKSKRSKEGKEPSEERAADQENQEAME, from the exons ATGTCCGCGGAAGAGGCGGAGAAAGCGCCCGGGCAGGAGGCGAGCGCGGCGGGggacgaggaggaggaatgGCTGTACGGAG ATGAAGGAGAAACCAAAgaaaatgaggaggaggaggaggcggccAAACTGTCCGCAGCCATCAG CAGCGCCCCATCAGCCCCTCCTGTTACTGAGGAGATCGCTACTGGCAACGGAGTGGCCAATCAG GAGGAAGCGGCCGGGGAGGACGAAGACAGCGAAAGCGACAGCGATGACGACGACGACGACGTCCGCGTCACCATCGGCGACATCAAGACAGGCGCACCGCAGTACAC GACGTACGGGGCGACGCCGGTCAACCTGAACATAAAGTCCGGCAGCAGCAGGCCGTACGGAGCAG TCGGAGCGAAGGTGAAGGGGGTGGACCTGGACGCTCCCGGGAACATTAACGGCGTTCCCGTGCTGGAGGTGGAGATGGAGTCCTTCGAGGAGAAGCCCTGGAGAaagccag gtgcGGACCTGTCGGACTACTTCAACTACGGCTTTAACGAGGAGACGTGGAAGGCGTACTGTGAGAAGCAGAAGCGGCTGCGCATGGGCCTCGACGCCACCAACATCACCTCCACCACCAGCAAGATCTCC gTTCAGCAGGGCAGGACAGGTAATGATAAAGAGGTTCCTGTAGTCGCCCACATCCCTAAACCTGACTTCACCTCCCCATCCAGCCTCTACAAGACAGGCCTCGCCAACCCTGCCAG GATATCCCCTCCACAGTGGGCGGGGCCAGCCGCTCAAGACACGCCCTATTATAC gaagTCCAGCGGGACCATTGATGTGATTGGTGGACAGACGGCCACGATCAGCAGAGTGGAGGGACGGCGCCGCCACAATCTGGAGGGAAACAACATCCAG GTGATTTCGGAGCATCCCTCTTCAGAAGCTGAACCTGCGCCCGCTAAAATACCCACCTTCTTCCCCCCGGGACCACTGCCTCCAAACATGCCCCCACCACCCTTCCTGCCCCCGCCACCAGTCAGCCAGGCTCCGCCCCTCATCCCTCCACCAA GACTGCCCATCACCGTTCCTCCTCCAG gttttccgCCACCTCCTGGAGGCCCGCCCCCTTCCCTCATCCCCACTTTGGACAA CAGTGGGCATCCTGGAGGGTATGACTGCCGTCCGGTCGCTCCCTATCCCTTCCCACCAG GCAGTTAccctccacccattcagcctccTGTGAGCAGCTGGCCTGGTATGATGGAGAACTCCAAACAGTGGGACTATTACCCCCGCCGGGAGAAAGAGCGAGACAAagagagggagcgcgagaggCCAAGAGAGCGAGCACACGACCGggagagggagcgcgagaggGAGCACAGCCCGTCGTCCATGGCCTACAACAG TGACGAGGAGCGCTACCGCTACCGTGACTACGGCGACCGCGGGTACGACCGGCACCGGGAGCGGTCGAGTCGGGAGAAGGAGGAGCGTCACCGAGAGAGAAGACAccgagagaaggaggagggccGACACAAGTCATCACGCAG CAGTAGCAGACGGAGGCACGACAGTGAAGAAGGCGACGGCCACCGCAGACACAAGCATAAGAAGTCCAAGAGAAGCAAAGAGGGCAAAGAGCCGAGCGAGGAGCGAGCAGCTGACCAGGAGAACCAGGAGGCCATGGAGTAA
- the tspan5b gene encoding tetraspanin-5: MSGKHFNAHEVGCCIKYFIFGFNIIFWLLGVAFLSVALWAWSEKGVLSNISSITDLGGFDPVWLFLVVGGVMFVLGFAGCIGALRENSFLLKFFSVFLGIIFFLELTTGVLAFVFKDWIKDQLKFFINNNIRAYRDDIDLQNLIDFTQEYWECCGAFGPEDWNLNIYFNCTDTNLSREKCGVPFSCCTKDPAEDVINTQCGYDIRAKPDSEQKTFIYTKGCVPQFEKWLQENLTVVAGIFIGIALLQIFGICLAQNLLSDIEAVRESCLFT, encoded by the exons ATGTCCGGGAAGCACTTCAACGCGCACGAGGTCGGCTGCTGCATCAAATACTTCATCTTCGGATTCAACATCATCTTCTGG CTGCTGGGGGTGGCGTTCCTGTCCGTGGCATTATGGGCCTGGAGTGAGAAG ggggTTCTCTCTAATATCTCCTCCATCACTGACCTGGGGGGGTTCGACCCTGTCTGGCTGTTCCTGGTGGTCGGTGGGGTGATGTTTGTGTTGGGATTTGCCGGCTGCATCGGAGCGCTTCGGGAAAATTCCTTCCTGCTTAAGTTT TTTTCCGTGTTCCTGGGGATAATATTTTTCCTGGAGCTGACCACTGGAGTTCTGGCCTTCGTCTTTAAAGACTGGATCAAAGATCAGCTCAAGTTCttcatcaacaacaacatcagagCCTACAGAGACGACATCGACCTGCAGAACCTCATCGACTTCACACAGGAATAC tgggagTGCTGTGGAGCGTTTGGGCCGGAGGACTGGAATCTGAACATCTACTTTAACTGCACCGACACCAATCTGAGCCGGGAGAAATGTGGAGTCCCGTTTTCCTGCTGCACGAAGGACCCTgct gagGATGTGATCAACACTCAGTGTGGCTATGACATCCGAGCTAAACCT gaCTCGGAGCAGAAGACGTTCATCTACACTAAAGGCTGCGTTCCGCAGTTTGAGAAATGGTTGCAGGAGAACCTTACAGTGGTCGCCGGGATTTTCATAGGAATCGCACtgctacag ATCTTCGGGATTTGTCTGGCTCAGAATCTGCTGAGCGACATCGAGGCGGTGAGAGAGAGCTG TCTGTTTACCTGA